The genomic stretch GTAGATGTCGAAGATGTACCCGTCGCTGTGAAAGAAACACAGTTTGCCGGCCGCATGGATTCGCTCGACGTACTGGCGGTAGTACGGTTTGAAAAAGTCCCGCCACAAACGCGGGCTGATCAGCAGCGATCGCTGCGAGCCCCAGTCGTCCATGCCCAGAATCGCGTCGACGTCGGTCGCGGCCCAGGCGTCGACCATCGCCAGGTTCCACTCGTGGATTCGCCTCGTCATCTCGGTCAGGCCCGCGGGCTGCTCCATCAGGTCGATATAGAGCGCTTCTGTGCCGCGGAGGAATTGCATCCGCTCAAAGAGCCGAAAGCACAGCGGCGAAAGCATGAACCGGTCGGTTCCGGCATACTGCTCCGCCACGAGGCCAAGGTCTATCCTCGCCCATGCCCACGGAGGCCGAACCTTGTCGAGATCGCTTGCATAGCTCCTGACCGGCGGATTCTTCACCTCACCGATCGCGCCGGCCTGGATGTTCAGGAATTCACAGCCCCATTCATCGACGAAGACACCGGGGGTATACGGATCGCCGCGCATGCAGTCCGGCCGGGGAAAGTCCACCGTCGGCGACACGATGTCATCCGGAAAATCGCGACGAATGGTTTGCAGTTCGACCGGATAGTGCGTCTCCGCCCACGGAAGCGTCCAGAGGTTCCGCGGCACCCTGGGCGTCCGCTCGAAACGAACCGTCCGCAATACCAGTTCTCGTGGAGTCGGCTCCCTCATTGCCGGACTCATACACGATCGGCAGGCCGCAATCAACGTGACATCCTGAGGCCACGACACGAGCGGCGTGGCCATGAAGAGCAAGTCGGCGTAGGCTATCGTGACGTTGCCCTGGAGAATGCCAAAGCATGATGACCTTCGGAGACATCCAATGCGATCGACTGCTGCCGTGTCCGTTCTTATCCTGTCAATTCATTCTGCCGTGTTTCCCGCCGGCCTTGACGAGTTGGCCACGGTGACCGGCCACACCTCACACCGCACATCCAGTGCCGACCCGACCGGTGGCAACGAAGACTCGCTGGTCACCTTCGTACCCGGCGAGACACGAACACTGCTCGACACCGATGGCCCCGGCCGGATCACGCACATGTGGTTCACCGCCGCCCGGTTCGCCAACCACGAGACGTTTTTCCGCGACATCGTCATCCGGATGTATTGGGAGCATTCGCCGGTAGCGTCGGTCGAGGTACCGCTCGGCGACTTCTTCGCCCTCGGCCACGCCCGGCAGTACGTCATCAGCTCGGCCCCCGTTTGCGTCGGCGACAACACAAAGGCTCTGAACTGCTACTGGCCGATGCCGTTCCGGAAGCACGCCAGAATCGAGCTGTTCAACAACGGTCGGCGATCCATTCGCCGCGTCTATTTCAACATCGACTACGAACTGGGGCCACAGCCGCCGGATCAAGGGCTTTTTCATGCGGAGTTCCGCCGCGCTCCGGCTCTGCGCACGCAGGCCCACGAGCGAAACCTCACCGGCAGGGACAACTACGTCATCCTGGAAACCGAGGGCCGCGGCCAATACGTCGGCTGCGTTCTGGCCGTCGACGCTCAGCCCGGCGGCTGGTGGGGAGAGGGCGACGAGATGATCTTCCTCGATCATGCCGAGCGACCCACCATCGCCGGCACCGGCTCGGAGGATTACTTCTGCAATGCATGGGGCTTCCAAAAGGCCTTCAGCAATCCTTACTACGGCTGCCCCCTGCTCGAACAACTGCCCGACGGCGGCAGCCTGACGACCGTCTATCGCTGGCACATTCCTGACCCCGTCCGCTTCAAGACCCATATCCGGGTGACCATTGAGCACCTCTTTGGCCCCAAGGTGGTCAACGATTACTCAAGCGTCGCGTACTGGTATCAGACCGAGCCGATCAGGCAGCGAGAACCACTACCGGC from Phycisphaerae bacterium encodes the following:
- a CDS encoding uroporphyrinogen decarboxylase family protein — protein: MREPTPRELVLRTVRFERTPRVPRNLWTLPWAETHYPVELQTIRRDFPDDIVSPTVDFPRPDCMRGDPYTPGVFVDEWGCEFLNIQAGAIGEVKNPPVRSYASDLDKVRPPWAWARIDLGLVAEQYAGTDRFMLSPLCFRLFERMQFLRGTEALYIDLMEQPAGLTEMTRRIHEWNLAMVDAWAATDVDAILGMDDWGSQRSLLISPRLWRDFFKPYYRQYVERIHAAGKLCFFHSDGYIFDIYEDLIEIGVDAVNSQLFCMDIEEIGRRFKGRITFWGEVDRQHLLPYGSIEDIRGAVRRAAAALYGGQGGVIAQCEFGVGARPENVRAVFEEWSRVSREVGQSFGQ
- a CDS encoding DUF2961 domain-containing protein encodes the protein MRSTAAVSVLILSIHSAVFPAGLDELATVTGHTSHRTSSADPTGGNEDSLVTFVPGETRTLLDTDGPGRITHMWFTAARFANHETFFRDIVIRMYWEHSPVASVEVPLGDFFALGHARQYVISSAPVCVGDNTKALNCYWPMPFRKHARIELFNNGRRSIRRVYFNIDYELGPQPPDQGLFHAEFRRAPALRTQAHERNLTGRDNYVILETEGRGQYVGCVLAVDAQPGGWWGEGDEMIFLDHAERPTIAGTGSEDYFCNAWGFQKAFSNPYYGCPLLEQLPDGGSLTTVYRWHIPDPVRFKTHIRVTIEHLFGPKVVNDYSSVAYWYQTEPIRQREPLPAAEENHPRSHAIPATQPVTTIEMSATELEPGLHARGIKVRSVTTSLGAGYASGGYLEIDAPDQRVEIPVPVPADGRYRVRVKPVNTLIKDQLQISLKGGKTAAFVRHDGHERNTPHVDLGETRSSDGRLFITLSGNPVMGLDHLRIERTDMQDVPAAPR